One segment of Halococcus agarilyticus DNA contains the following:
- a CDS encoding ArsR/SmtB family transcription factor, whose product MEAVLWYVLTGTRGGTNRVRILRALDERPRNANQLAEDLELDYKTVRHHLDVLEDNGVLEDSGDDYGAIYLPTDQARHHWDTVEKIIDQVE is encoded by the coding sequence ATGGAGGCCGTCCTGTGGTACGTGCTGACGGGTACTCGCGGCGGCACGAACCGCGTGCGCATCCTCCGAGCCCTCGACGAGCGACCGCGAAACGCGAACCAGCTGGCGGAGGACCTCGAGCTCGACTACAAAACCGTCAGACACCACCTCGACGTGCTCGAGGACAACGGCGTGCTCGAGGACAGCGGCGACGACTACGGCGCGATCTATCTGCCGACCGACCAGGCGCGCCATCACTGGGATACCGTCGAGAAAATCATCGACCAGGTGGAGTGA
- a CDS encoding NAD(P)/FAD-dependent oxidoreductase: MTGNPEPEHHRLVVAGSGIAGLTAAIYAARSNNAPLVLEGDEPGGQLTLTTDVANYPGFPEGIGGPELVNDMREQAKRFGAEVRHGVIERVDDSDRPFELELADGTRLTADAVIAASGASARTLGVPGEDELMGYGVSTCATCDGAFFRDREMIVVGGGDAAMEEATFLTKFASKVYVVHRREAFRAEDYWIDRLEEHVAAGEIEVVRNTELTEIRGSPEEGIEGASLVRHPEGHPTERLDDPQTESFEMDVGAVFLAIGHTPNTGYLEGTGVEMDDAGYLDTRGGAGGGQTRTGVPGIFGAGDVVDYHYQQAVTAGGMGCKAALDADDYLETLDEEPATDAEAALAESDD, encoded by the coding sequence ATGACCGGGAACCCGGAGCCGGAGCACCACCGGCTCGTCGTCGCGGGGTCGGGCATCGCTGGATTGACCGCGGCGATCTATGCTGCACGATCGAACAACGCGCCCCTCGTGCTCGAAGGCGACGAACCCGGCGGCCAGCTCACCCTCACCACCGACGTCGCGAACTACCCGGGCTTTCCCGAGGGGATCGGCGGTCCGGAACTGGTGAACGACATGAGAGAGCAGGCGAAACGGTTCGGCGCGGAAGTCCGTCACGGCGTGATCGAGCGCGTCGACGATTCGGACCGCCCCTTCGAGCTCGAACTCGCCGACGGCACGCGCCTCACCGCCGACGCCGTGATCGCCGCGAGCGGTGCGAGCGCGCGGACCCTTGGAGTTCCGGGCGAGGACGAGTTGATGGGCTACGGCGTCTCGACGTGTGCGACCTGTGACGGAGCCTTCTTTCGGGACCGGGAGATGATCGTGGTCGGCGGCGGCGACGCCGCGATGGAGGAGGCCACCTTCCTCACGAAGTTCGCCTCGAAAGTGTACGTCGTCCACCGACGTGAGGCGTTCCGGGCGGAGGACTACTGGATCGACCGGCTCGAAGAGCACGTCGCGGCCGGCGAGATCGAGGTCGTTCGGAACACTGAACTCACCGAGATTCGGGGATCACCTGAAGAGGGCATCGAGGGCGCATCGCTCGTCCGTCACCCCGAAGGCCATCCCACGGAGCGGCTCGACGACCCCCAGACCGAATCCTTCGAGATGGACGTCGGTGCGGTCTTCCTCGCCATCGGCCACACGCCGAACACCGGCTATCTCGAGGGGACCGGGGTCGAGATGGACGACGCAGGCTACCTCGACACCCGGGGCGGCGCTGGCGGCGGTCAGACCAGGACGGGCGTGCCGGGCATCTTCGGCGCGGGCGACGTGGTCGACTACCACTACCAGCAGGCCGTGACCGCCGGGGGGATGGGCTGCAAAGCGGCGCTCGACGCCGACGACTACCTCGAAACGCTCGACGAGGAGCCCGCGACCGACGCCGAGGCGGCGCTCGCCGAGTCCGACGACTGA
- a CDS encoding UDP-N-acetylglucosamine 2-epimerase, with amino-acid sequence MAGLRIHEDRLDATLDGGDADLALAVVTATKPDFYKQAPVVAAARDRGFPCFVLHTGQHYDDVLGHGLVEYGIDDAIAVDLGVRGGLSEKTAQVTTRVAEIAAHLDEHYPETTILPLVHGDTHAAGVVPQAWAFATNQYAAHNEAGLRGMAPSFDAYTADDVDAAAFVRDQWEGEWSLDRSEPFPEQYDTFVGSAACLYHFAPVDLNRDHLTREGYPAAVGDDERIPVVGNSVVDAIELKADTGGGESIFDVYPALETRDDWLRVDVHRRANLLPDRFRAIVDCVIRLVEAGYNVNFVELHATGTALDEYGLREKIERLAADNDNFLFTGLWKRHAHVYEFFRSGQCFAALTDSGSVQEELNHIRETRCLTARFNTDRPETVMDANTNLLVPPVSGESMAELVEYAFTDDATRDRLGSGPRLYGENVGTEIVRYFENLDDPATFEWSHDRAAFDVGDTAFEYL; translated from the coding sequence GGCTGGGCTTCGGATCCACGAGGACCGACTCGATGCAACACTCGACGGGGGCGACGCCGACCTCGCCCTCGCGGTGGTGACGGCGACCAAGCCCGATTTCTACAAGCAGGCTCCCGTCGTCGCTGCCGCCCGTGACCGCGGGTTCCCGTGTTTCGTCCTCCATACCGGGCAACACTACGACGACGTTCTCGGACACGGCCTCGTGGAGTACGGCATCGACGACGCGATCGCGGTGGATCTCGGCGTGCGCGGCGGCCTCTCCGAGAAGACGGCCCAGGTCACGACTCGCGTCGCCGAGATCGCCGCCCACCTCGACGAACACTACCCCGAGACGACGATACTTCCCCTCGTTCACGGCGACACACACGCTGCCGGCGTCGTTCCCCAGGCGTGGGCGTTCGCCACCAACCAGTACGCCGCCCACAACGAGGCAGGTCTTCGGGGGATGGCTCCGTCGTTCGATGCCTACACCGCCGACGACGTGGACGCCGCCGCGTTCGTCCGCGATCAGTGGGAGGGCGAGTGGTCGCTCGATCGTTCCGAACCGTTCCCCGAGCAGTACGACACGTTCGTCGGCTCGGCGGCCTGTCTCTATCACTTCGCGCCGGTCGATCTGAACCGCGACCACCTCACGCGCGAGGGCTACCCCGCCGCCGTCGGCGACGACGAGCGCATCCCGGTGGTCGGAAATTCGGTCGTGGACGCCATCGAGCTGAAGGCCGATACCGGAGGCGGGGAGTCGATCTTCGACGTCTACCCCGCATTGGAGACGCGCGACGACTGGCTACGGGTGGACGTCCACCGCCGCGCGAACCTCCTCCCCGATCGGTTCCGCGCGATCGTGGACTGTGTGATCCGTCTGGTCGAGGCGGGCTACAACGTCAACTTCGTGGAACTGCACGCGACGGGTACCGCGCTCGACGAGTACGGGCTCCGCGAGAAGATCGAGCGCCTCGCCGCCGACAACGACAACTTCCTCTTTACGGGGCTCTGGAAGAGGCACGCCCACGTCTACGAGTTCTTCCGCTCCGGGCAGTGTTTCGCGGCGCTCACCGACTCCGGCAGCGTCCAGGAGGAGCTCAACCACATCCGGGAGACGCGGTGTCTCACCGCCCGGTTCAACACCGACCGCCCCGAGACGGTGATGGACGCCAACACCAATCTGCTAGTTCCGCCCGTATCCGGCGAATCGATGGCCGAACTCGTCGAGTACGCGTTCACCGACGACGCCACCCGCGACCGCCTCGGGTCGGGGCCGCGCCTCTACGGCGAGAACGTCGGCACGGAGATCGTGCGCTACTTCGAGAACCTCGACGATCCGGCCACCTTCGAGTGGTCCCACGACCGCGCCGCGTTCGATGTCGGCGATACTGCCTTCGAGTACCTCTGA
- a CDS encoding DUF357 domain-containing protein: MPADLDEKTDRYERLLADALDAASVAPPDGTPLAESAAEYREMAQSYLDDGRHFRETGDPVNALAAFSYGHAWLDAGARIGLFAIPTGDNLFTV, translated from the coding sequence ATGCCCGCCGATCTCGACGAGAAGACCGACCGCTACGAACGACTGCTCGCCGACGCGCTCGACGCGGCGAGCGTCGCGCCGCCGGACGGAACCCCACTGGCCGAATCCGCGGCCGAGTACCGAGAGATGGCACAGTCCTACCTCGACGACGGCCGTCACTTCCGCGAGACGGGCGATCCAGTGAACGCGCTCGCGGCGTTTTCGTACGGCCACGCGTGGCTCGACGCCGGCGCACGGATCGGGTTGTTTGCGATCCCCACGGGAGATAACTTGTTCACGGTGTGA
- a CDS encoding DUF2270 domain-containing protein, whose product MGESDRNWDEFDPEAREEREIGREMVSKSTGLGSVVAHFYRGEMSVVTTWRGRLDETINWAVTIIAAILVYAFSTEGNHVILLTGMVVITMFLAIEARRYQAYDVYRARARLLQENLFANTLDPSQGVEHRDWRRELSEDYRNPTIKTPYTEALARRLRRIYLPFLCLMLAAWLFKLTAFSTRPVLETAGVGSVPGSVVFGIVGAFYAAVIATAFWPRERHSKGEFEKAEPGEWKETD is encoded by the coding sequence ATGGGAGAAAGTGACAGGAACTGGGACGAGTTCGATCCGGAGGCACGCGAGGAGCGCGAGATCGGCCGCGAGATGGTCTCGAAGAGCACGGGGTTGGGATCGGTCGTGGCGCATTTCTACCGCGGCGAGATGAGCGTGGTCACGACGTGGCGCGGCCGCCTCGACGAGACGATCAACTGGGCGGTGACCATCATCGCCGCCATTCTGGTGTATGCCTTCTCGACCGAGGGCAATCACGTGATCCTCCTCACCGGGATGGTGGTCATCACGATGTTCCTCGCGATCGAAGCCCGACGCTATCAGGCATACGACGTGTATCGAGCCCGGGCACGGCTGCTCCAGGAGAACCTCTTTGCGAACACGCTCGATCCATCCCAGGGCGTCGAGCACCGTGACTGGCGGCGCGAACTCAGCGAGGACTACCGAAATCCGACGATCAAGACACCCTACACCGAAGCGCTCGCACGTCGGCTCCGCCGGATCTACCTTCCCTTCCTGTGCCTCATGCTCGCCGCGTGGCTGTTCAAGCTCACGGCCTTCTCGACCCGACCGGTGCTCGAAACGGCCGGAGTGGGATCGGTGCCGGGGTCCGTCGTCTTCGGTATCGTGGGCGCGTTCTACGCCGCCGTGATCGCGACCGCGTTCTGGCCGCGCGAACGCCACTCGAAGGGCGAGTTCGAGAAGGCCGAACCCGGAGAGTGGAAGGAAACCGACTGA